The following is a genomic window from Syntrophaceae bacterium.
CGACGGGGTGCGCTGCGACATGGCCATGCTCCTCATCAACCGCATCTTCCGCATGACCTGGGGAGAACGCGCCGGCAGGGAGCCCCGGGAGGAATACTGGCCCGAGATCATCGGCACCGTCCGCAAGCGCCGGCCGGGCTTCGTCTTCATCGCCGAAGCCTACTGGGACCTGGAGCGGGAGCTCCAGCAGCAGGGTTTCGACTACTGTTACGACAAGCGCCTCTACGACAGGCTCCTGCACGAGTCAGCCGAGGCAGTCCGACTTCACCTCTCCGGCGAGGCCGCATACCAGCGCGGGCTGCTGCGCTTCATCGAGAACCACGACGAGGCGCGGGCCGCATCGGCCTTCGGTCCCGCGAGGGGGAGGGCCGCCGCGGTCGTCATTGCAACGCTGCCGGGCGCGAGGCTGTTTCACGACGGCCAGCTCGAAGGACGTACAGTGAAACTGCCGGTCCAGCTCGGCCGCAGGCCCGACGAGGCCCCGGATCCCTCCCTGCGGGGCTTCTACGGTGCGCTCCTCCAGGCCGTGCGCAGCGCGGCACTGCGCGGCGGCGCATGGGCACCCTGCGAGATCTCCGGCTGGCCCGACAACCAAAGCTGCGGGAACCTCGTTTCCTGGAGATGGCAAACGGCAGACAGGCGCACCCTCATCGTCGTGAACCTGTCGGGCGTCCCGTCCCAGGGGCGCGTCCGGATGCCCGGCCTGATGCTTGCCGGACGCACCTGGCGACTGATGGATTTGATGTCAGGGGATGTCTTCGAGAGGGACGG
Proteins encoded in this region:
- a CDS encoding alpha-amylase; the protein is MPVLPEEPLIYEINAWAWLEELSRRRGKPVTLATVPPEEWEAVASLGFDAVWLMGVWRRSPAGARLARGLPPLLEECRRILPDFTPDDIPGSPYCVRAYTVDEHLGGPDGLAAARRALARCGLGLILDFVPNHVAQDHDWVREHPEFMIQGDATDLIRAPREFFQSGGRVFACGRDPNYPPWQDVAQLNAFHPGLREAAAGALLGVADQCDGVRCDMAMLLINRIFRMTWGERAGREPREEYWPEIIGTVRKRRPGFVFIAEAYWDLERELQQQGFDYCYDKRLYDRLLHESAEAVRLHLSGEAAYQRGLLRFIENHDEARAASAFGPARGRAAAVVIATLPGARLFHDGQLEGRTVKLPVQLGRRPDEAPDPSLRGFYGALLQAVRSAALRGGAWAPCEISGWPDNQSCGNLVSWRWQTADRRTLIVVNLSGVPSQGRVRMPGLMLAGRTWRLMDLMSGDVFERDGDEMTDPGLFVDLPPWGYHFLEF